The Enterobacter asburiae genome window below encodes:
- a CDS encoding fimbrial biogenesis chaperone has translation MRRYLPCFILWLMMLALLSRYALAATLQVAPVTLDLQSNQRAAAVYLTNSGKAAIHAQIRVYEWTQKNGKDVLVATGEVVSSPAMTSLAPGQQQLVRIIVMQPGIRAQEQSYRLVIDELPDATSRAANPNAVHFLLRYSIPVFIAGNQNAPASHDALSCEQAEMPATLRCFNAGNRHIRLSHLEALTADGQVVGSIKGLAGYVLPGQTALLPLKQASRHALSTLRVYLNDDHHASQIPLRPLASRAPVLATAHAVSPG, from the coding sequence GTGCGTCGCTACCTTCCCTGCTTCATTCTGTGGCTCATGATGCTGGCGCTGCTGTCGCGCTACGCGCTGGCCGCCACGCTTCAGGTAGCCCCGGTAACGCTCGACCTGCAGAGCAATCAGCGGGCAGCGGCGGTCTATCTCACTAACAGTGGGAAAGCGGCCATCCATGCGCAGATTCGGGTGTACGAATGGACGCAAAAAAACGGTAAAGATGTTCTGGTGGCCACCGGGGAGGTGGTCAGCAGCCCGGCGATGACATCACTGGCGCCGGGCCAGCAGCAGCTGGTGCGCATTATCGTCATGCAGCCTGGCATCCGTGCACAGGAGCAAAGTTACCGGCTGGTCATCGACGAACTGCCGGACGCCACGTCCCGTGCCGCCAATCCCAACGCGGTTCACTTCCTGCTGCGCTACTCGATTCCGGTGTTTATTGCCGGGAACCAGAACGCGCCAGCCAGCCACGATGCACTGAGCTGCGAGCAGGCAGAAATGCCGGCCACCCTCCGCTGCTTTAACGCCGGAAATCGCCACATCCGCCTGAGCCACCTTGAAGCCCTGACGGCCGATGGGCAGGTTGTAGGCTCGATTAAAGGCCTGGCGGGCTATGTGCTCCCGGGACAAACCGCCCTTTTACCGCTTAAGCAGGCTTCACGACACGCGCTCAGCACGCTGCGCGTCTATCTCAATGATGACCACCATGCCAGCCAGATACCCCTGCGCCCGCTCGCTTCTCGCGCTCCTGTTTTGGCTACCGCTCATGCTGTCAGCCCGGGCTGA